In Candidatus Tiamatella incendiivivens, a single genomic region encodes these proteins:
- a CDS encoding ROK family protein, with product MKRILLVDIGATNTRLAIGWEEEKQPVLSDVVQMRTPSSGEALVNLIVEYAKEKKNFSIASIASIGPLDLRKGWILETPNKEIGPYPIVEALQDKLGAPVILLNDCQAAVWGEYVYGNYKGIQNMVYITLSSGVGAGAIVDGHLLIGKSGNAHEVGHFIVNFNGKVRCGCGGLGHWEAYVGGKNIPRNAWE from the coding sequence CCTAGTAGACATAGGAGCTACAAATACCCGGCTTGCAATAGGGTGGGAAGAAGAAAAGCAACCGGTACTATCTGACGTAGTTCAAATGAGAACACCGTCAAGCGGTGAAGCCCTAGTCAACCTGATAGTCGAATATGCTAAGGAAAAGAAAAACTTCTCCATAGCATCAATAGCTAGCATAGGACCATTAGACCTGAGGAAAGGCTGGATACTTGAAACACCCAATAAAGAGATAGGGCCATACCCTATAGTAGAAGCATTACAAGATAAGCTAGGAGCCCCAGTTATCTTACTGAACGATTGCCAAGCCGCAGTCTGGGGAGAATACGTATATGGCAACTATAAGGGAATCCAGAATATGGTCTACATAACCCTGAGCTCAGGTGTAGGTGCGGGAGCAATAGTAGACGGGCACCTCCTTATAGGAAAAAGTGGCAATGCACATGAAGTAGGACACTTCATAGTAAACTTTAATGGTAAGGTGAGATGTGGTTGTGGAGGATTAGGTCACTGGGAAGCTTATGTAGGAGGTAAGAATATTCCGAGAAATGCATGGGAATT